The following proteins are encoded in a genomic region of Tachysurus fulvidraco isolate hzauxx_2018 chromosome 22, HZAU_PFXX_2.0, whole genome shotgun sequence:
- the LOC113646825 gene encoding teashirt homolog 1-like, producing the protein MARRKQREPRKSAAYLPLEIKEATFEDKQLQDDGLALNDRRRYIFTEEEEKDAKTSLRFQDPPKSNGTNPDTGCVSPLGDTADQIPDFKSIYSKEGHEEEEARSSSDDGVLDNRARTKAFCANLISDASWSDVVMSIMKSRATASSTASTASTTHPGGDNIINRPSNHNRNVLNGKAESISNGSTVTNCSVKASNGSGVVYDWHQAAVAKTLQQTHHRLSPEASLFSTVQLYRQNHKLYGSVLTGASRFKCRDCNAAYDTLVGLTVHMNNTGHYHDDNREKEEENNSKHWSKPRKRSLMEMEGKEDAQKVLKCMFCGHSFESLQDLSVHMIKTKHYQKVPLKEPVPALATKLIPAAKKRFHDSLISPCSPKLMTYSRKEASVFPVKGIVNPYVTPNNRYGYQNGASYTWQFEERKAQILKCMECGSSHDTLQQLTAHMMVTGHFLKVTNTAVKKGKQLVFDQIVEESTQSIPLPPTAAVVKHQSESVSPALSSGSEAKMEEVFEPVVKRIKEEKEEVSMDSTSYKYLTEEDLEETAKGGMDILRSLENTVSSAISKAQTGAPTWGGYSSIHAAYQLQGAAKPSIVPPVVQSVHAVINSNLLSLNPDSGSLVYTPHTQSSPLSLRNSVSTMEGLMEKVSGRTSVKIEREERTGIADAATSISPLMTDNKVSVDPKANVGMCKVEPMEMLVESHNTNHSLELDKSPVGNGHCLGIANDQSSEKSFISPLNSLQLVVNSHLPEASKVVRSSSGPLPVLYKISNRVDRTAHRWSSDEQNEMIDTDLYKDNDQPIDLRKCKSTNDIIHKESTINTSSLKVINNKANGSKAHHPVLSLSESLNLRENALMDISDMVKSLTSQLTPKSSIPPYLLGKSDTDRSSSEDPTENLSSAQKQKGRQSSWNPQHLLILQAEFASSLKQTPEGCYIVTDLCPHERVKICKFTGLLMTTVSHWLANVKYQLRRTGGTKFLKNLDSRNPSFLCGECDSKFQTPSAYINHLESHLGFSLKEMSEMCPR; encoded by the coding sequence cctacCTTCCATTGGAGATTAAAGAAGCCACTTTTGAAGACAAGCAACTTCAAGATGACGGTCTTGCTTTGAATGACCGTAGACGATACATATTCACcgaggaagaggaaaaagatGCGAAAACGTCTCTTAGATTTCAGGACCCTCCTAAGAGTAATGGGACCAATCCGGATACCGGCTGTGTTTCCCCGCTCGGTGACACCGCTGATCAGATCCCTGACTTTAAAAGCATATATTCGAAAGAAGGACACGAAGAGGAAGAAGCACGGAGCAGCTCGGACGACGGCGTTCTGGATAACCGAGCTCGTACGAAAGCCTTCTGCGCAAACCTGATCTCTGATGCGTCTTGGTCCGACGTTGTGATGAGTATCATGAAAAGTAGAGCGACCGCGTCTAGCACGGCTAGCACGGCTAGCACGACGCATCCCGGCGGCGATAACATAATCAACAGACCAAGCAATCACAATCGAAATGTCCTTAACGGAAAGGCAGAAAGCATTTCAAATGGCAGCACAGTTACTAACTGCAGCGTCAAGGCTTCTAACGGTTCCGGTGTGGTGTATGACTGGCATCAGGCCGCTGTAGCTAAAACACTCCAACAAACACATCACCGCTTATCACCAGAGGCAAGCCTGTTCAGCACCGTGCAGCTCTACCGGCAAAACCACAAACTCTATGGTTCTGTTTTGACTGGTGCTAGCAGGTTCAAGTGCAGGGACTGCAATGCTGCATATGACACGTTAGTAGGTCTTACGGTTCACATGAACAATACTGGTCATTACCATGACGACAAccgagagaaagaagaagagaataaCAGCAAGCACTGGTCGAAGCCGCGCAAGCGTTCATTGATGGAGATGGAAGGCAAGGAGGATGCGCAAAAGGTCCTGAAGTGCATGTTCTGTGGCCACTCCTTTGAATCTTTACAGGATTTAAGTGTCCACATGATTAAGACAAAGCATTACCAGAAAGTGCCTCTTAAAGAGCCTGTGCCAGCTTTGGCCACCAAACTGATTCCGGCAGCCAAAAAAAGATTTCATGATTCGCTAATTTCCCCTTGTTCCCCAAAGTTGATGACATATTCCAGGAAAGAGGCTTCGGTGTTTCCTGTGAAGGGCATTGTTAATCCTTACGTTACACCAAACAATCGCTATGGATACCAGAATGGTGCCAGTTACACTTGGCAATTTGAGGAACGCAAAGCACAAATCCTGAAGTGCATGGAGTGTGGGAGCTCCCATGATACACTGCAGCAACTCACTGCCCACATGATGGTCACAGGCCACTTCCTGAAGGTCACAAACACTGCAGTGAAAAAGGGAAAGCAGTTAGTGTTTGACCAAATTGTAGAGGAAAGCACACAGTCGATTCCGTTACCTCCCACAGCTGCCGTTGTTAAACACCAGTCGGAGTCGGTGTCCCCTGCGCTGTCTTCTGGATCAGAGGCCAAGATGGAGGAGGTTTTTGAACCAGTGGTGAAAAGGATCaaggaggagaaggaagagGTCAGCATGGATTCTACATCGTATAAGTACCTTACAGAGGAAGACCTTGAGGAGACTGCTAAAGGAGGGATGGACATTCTGAGGTCTCTGGAGAACACAGTGTCCAGTGCCATCAGTAAGGCTCAGACAGGTGCACCCACCTGGGGAGGATACTCCAGCATCCATGCCGCTTATCAACTTCAGGGAGCCGCGAAGCCGTCTATAGTACCTCCGGTGGTTCAAAGTGTCCATGCGGTCATCAACAGCAACCTTCTTTCACTCAATCCTGACTCTGGATCACTTGTTTACACTCCCCACACACAGTCATCGCCCTTGAGCCTCAGGAACAGCGTATCGACCATGGAAGGGCTGATGGAGAAGGTCTCGGGAAGGACCTCGGTAAAGATAGAGAGGGAAGAAAGGACAGGGATTGCAGATGCAGCTACGTCAATATCGCCATTAATGACAGACAACAAAGTTAGTGTTGATCCAAAGGCAAATGTAGGTATGTGTAAAGTGGAACCTATGGAGATGTTAGTAGAAAGCCATAATACGAACCATAGCCTTGAGTTAGACAAATCACCCGTCGGTAATGGCCACTGTTTAGGGATTGCTAATGATCAATCATCTGAGAAGTCTTTTATAAGCCCTCTAAATTCACTCCAGTTAGTTGTAAACTCGCACCTTCCCGAAGCATCGAAGGTGGTCAGGTCCTCGTCTGGTCCTCTTCCGGTGTTATACAAGATCAGCAACAGGGTGGACAGAACTGCCCACCGTTGGTCATCTGATGAGCAAAATGAGATGATTGACACAGATTTATACAAAGACAATGACCAGCCTATAGATCTGAGAAAATGCAAAAGCACTAATGACATCATCCATAAAGAAAGCACTATCAACACCAGCAGCCTCAAGGTAATAAACAACAAAGCTAATGGAAGTAAGGCTCATCACCCAGTCTTATCGCTGTCTGAGTCTCTAAACCTACGGGAAAATGCCCTGATGGACATCTCAGACATGGTAAAGAGCCTCACTAGCCAGCTCACCCCCAAGTCTTCCATTCCGCCGTACCTTTTAGGGAAATCTGACACCGATAGGAGTTCATCCGAGGATCCGACGGAAAACCTTTCTTCCGCGCAAAAGCAAAAAGGTCGTCAGTCCAGCTGGAACCCTCAGCACCTTCTCATTCTTCAGGCTGAGTTTGCGTCAAGCCTGAAACAGACCCCAGAAGGTTGCTACATCGTAACAGACCTCTGTCCTCACGAACGTGTAAAAATCTGCAAGTTCACAGGTCTCTTAATGACCACGGTGTCACACTGGCTTGCGAACGTGAAGTACCAGCTGCGGAGAACAGGAGGGACCAAGTTTCTGAAGAACCTGGACTCCAGAAATCCTTCGTTTCTTTGCGGAGAGTGCGATTCAAAATTCCAGACTCCTTCCGCTTACATTAACCATCTGGAGTCTCACCTCGGTTTTAGCCTCAAGGAAATGTCCGAGATGTGTCCGAGGTGA